The following proteins come from a genomic window of Kitasatospora sp. NBC_01246:
- a CDS encoding Hsp20/alpha crystallin family protein, whose product MRTDSLRGMRDLDRLTQQLVGTASQPAGMPLVAYRDGEVFVLRLDLPGIDPKTIDLDVERNALTVRAERASGLPQGAEVLADERVLGRFSRQVFLGDALDTDRIEADYDQGVLSVRVPISEKARPRKIAITAKGEREAISA is encoded by the coding sequence ATGCGTACCGACTCCCTGCGCGGAATGCGCGACCTGGACCGGCTGACCCAGCAGTTGGTCGGTACCGCCTCCCAGCCGGCGGGGATGCCGCTGGTCGCCTACCGCGACGGCGAGGTGTTCGTGCTGCGCCTGGACCTGCCGGGCATCGACCCGAAGACCATCGACCTGGACGTGGAGCGCAACGCCCTGACCGTGCGCGCGGAGCGCGCGTCCGGGCTGCCGCAGGGCGCGGAGGTGCTGGCGGACGAGCGGGTGCTGGGCCGTTTCTCCCGGCAGGTGTTCCTGGGCGACGCATTGGACACCGACCGGATCGAGGCCGACTACGACCAGGGGGTGCTGAGCGTGCGCGTGCCGATCAGCGAGAAGGCCCGCCCCCGCAAGATCGCCATCACGGCGAAAGGCGAACGCGAGGCCATCTCCGCCTGA